The Benincasa hispida cultivar B227 chromosome 11, ASM972705v1, whole genome shotgun sequence genome has a segment encoding these proteins:
- the LOC120090842 gene encoding secreted RxLR effector protein 161-like: MKDLGAAQKILAKPIDTSSAVNARLSSVLSPQSETEKEHMSRVPYASGVGILMYAMVCTRLDLAYAVSVVTKFMGQSGKEHWQAVKRIFRYLRGTSDVGLVYGNFTECLVTGYSDFDYAGDVDSRRSMTGYVFTLGGSVVS; this comes from the exons atgaaggatttgggtgctGCTCAGAAAATTCTGG ctaagcctatagatacttCTAGTGCTGTAAATGCTCGTTTGTCATCTGTGCTTTCACCACAGTCTGAAACTGAGAAGGAGCACATGTCTCGAGTTCCTTATGCTAGTGGAGTGGGAattttgatgtatgctatggtctGTACTAGGCTTGATCTTGCCTATGCTGTTAGTGTTGTCACCAAGTTCATGGGTCAAtctgggaaggagcattggcaAGCCGTTAAAAGGATTTTTCGTTACCTTAGAGGTACATCTGATGTTGGTCTTGTTTATGGAAATTTCACAGAATGTTTGGTGACTGGTTATTCTGATTTTGACTATGCTGGAGATGTTGACAGTAGGAGGTCTATGACTGGCTATGTATTCACTCTGGGTGGTTCTGTTGTTAGTTGA